From one Rubrobacter xylanophilus genomic stretch:
- a CDS encoding isocitrate/isopropylmalate family dehydrogenase, producing MERRTIAVLEGDQTGQELLEEALRVLDPGVTGLELEFRRFDLSLENRRRTENRVVHEAAAAMKECGYGIKAATITPERAGDVGSPNALLRKDINGTVIVRTGRRIPGVNPLPGVHAPISVVRMAVDDAYGAEEWREGEGADEVAYRTEKISRRVCRGVAEFAFIHARRMRAKVFGGPKWTVSPVYEGMLKEEMDRAAQKNPDVRYEPQLIDATYALLLSTYGEPLVIPTLNRDGDCLSDMVLQMFGSIAGAESLLIALDEEENPQTVMAEAPHGTAPSLEGKNIANPMAMILAGAALLGFFEDEQAGRVSRAIYESTFETVLDGVKTADLGGSATTTEFTDEVIRHVKNKLEVWSALA from the coding sequence GTGGAGCGCAGGACGATAGCGGTTCTGGAGGGGGATCAGACGGGCCAGGAGCTTCTGGAGGAGGCGCTAAGGGTTCTGGATCCGGGCGTGACCGGGCTGGAGCTGGAGTTCCGGCGTTTCGACCTGTCGCTGGAGAACCGGCGGAGGACGGAGAACCGGGTGGTACACGAGGCGGCCGCGGCGATGAAGGAGTGCGGCTACGGGATAAAGGCGGCCACCATCACCCCGGAGAGGGCCGGGGACGTGGGCTCTCCGAACGCGCTGCTGCGCAAGGACATAAACGGGACGGTGATCGTGCGGACCGGGCGACGGATTCCGGGCGTCAACCCGCTACCCGGCGTGCACGCGCCGATCTCGGTGGTGCGAATGGCGGTGGATGATGCCTACGGGGCCGAGGAATGGCGCGAGGGCGAGGGCGCCGACGAGGTGGCCTACCGGACAGAGAAGATCAGCCGCCGGGTGTGCCGGGGGGTGGCGGAGTTCGCGTTCATTCACGCCCGCCGGATGCGGGCCAAGGTCTTCGGAGGACCCAAGTGGACCGTCTCGCCGGTCTACGAGGGGATGCTCAAGGAAGAGATGGACCGGGCGGCGCAGAAGAACCCGGACGTCCGCTACGAGCCGCAGCTCATAGACGCCACCTACGCGCTGCTGCTCTCCACCTACGGCGAGCCGCTGGTCATCCCCACCCTCAACCGCGACGGCGACTGCCTCTCGGACATGGTGCTGCAGATGTTCGGCTCCATAGCCGGGGCGGAGTCGCTGCTCATCGCGCTGGACGAGGAGGAGAACCCGCAGACGGTGATGGCCGAGGCGCCCCACGGCACCGCCCCCTCGCTCGAGGGCAAGAACATCGCCAACCCGATGGCGATGATCCTGGCCGGTGCGGCGCTTTTGGGCTTCTTCGAGGACGAGCAGGCCGGCCGGGTCTCCCGGGCGATCTACGAGTCCACCTTCGAGACGGTGCTCGACGGCGTAAAGACGGCCGACCTCGGCGGCTCGGCGACCACCACGGAGTTCACCGACGAGGTGATCCGGCACGTCAAGAACAAGCTCGAGGTGTGGAGCGCGCTGGCGTGA
- a CDS encoding fructosamine kinase family protein: protein MPDRLLAEGVEGALGERLVSARPLGGGCIGEVYKVELSDGTPLVAKVDREGGAQLECEAYMLRYLRQRSGLPVPEVLHCSQNLLLMEFVEGESRFSPAAERHAAELLAGLHDIGGAAYGHERDTLIGSLPQPNPWTDSWVDFFREHRLLYMARVAREAGRLPAKDARRVGRLAERLDDLIGEPQPPGLVHGDVWSANVLAKEDRIAAFLDPAIYHADPEVELAFISLFDSFGEPFFERYAEIRGIKEGFFEVRRDLYNLYPLLVHVYFFGGGYLLSVEETLRRFGV, encoded by the coding sequence GTGCCGGATAGGCTCCTCGCGGAGGGCGTGGAGGGGGCGCTGGGGGAGCGCCTGGTCTCCGCCCGGCCGCTGGGCGGCGGCTGCATCGGCGAGGTCTACAAGGTGGAGCTCTCGGACGGCACCCCGCTCGTGGCCAAGGTGGATCGGGAGGGCGGGGCCCAGCTGGAGTGCGAGGCTTACATGCTGCGCTACCTGCGCCAGCGGAGCGGGCTTCCGGTGCCGGAGGTTCTGCACTGCTCGCAAAATCTCCTGCTGATGGAGTTCGTGGAGGGGGAGAGCCGCTTCTCCCCGGCCGCCGAGCGCCACGCGGCCGAGCTTCTGGCGGGATTGCACGACATCGGAGGGGCGGCCTACGGCCACGAGCGGGACACCCTGATCGGGAGCCTCCCCCAGCCGAACCCCTGGACGGATTCCTGGGTGGACTTCTTCCGGGAGCACAGGTTGCTGTACATGGCGCGGGTGGCCCGCGAGGCGGGGCGGCTCCCTGCGAAGGATGCGCGCCGGGTCGGGCGGCTCGCGGAGCGGCTCGATGATCTCATCGGTGAGCCGCAGCCGCCCGGTCTCGTCCACGGCGACGTGTGGAGCGCCAACGTGCTGGCGAAGGAAGATCGCATAGCCGCCTTCCTCGACCCGGCCATCTACCACGCCGACCCCGAGGTGGAGCTCGCGTTCATCTCGCTCTTCGATTCCTTCGGGGAGCCCTTCTTCGAGCGCTACGCGGAGATACGGGGCATAAAGGAAGGCTTCTTCGAGGTCCGGCGCGACCTCTACAACCTCTACCCTTTGCTGGTGCACGTGTACTTCTTCGGCGGCGGGTATCTGCTTTCGGTGGAGGAGACCCTACGGCGGTTCGGGGTGTGA
- a CDS encoding acyltransferase family protein, producing the protein MLRAGDTRSGEERGVGRRAPGCRERTGGTGLPYLPGLDGMRAVAVIAVLVYHAGAVWLPGGFLGVDVFFVLSGYLITSLLLAEWRARGRVNLKRFWLRRARRLLPALYLVLVATLAYAVFFLPGEVAGLREDVLAALGYVTNWYLIFANESYFEAVGRPSLLKHLWSLAVEEQFYLLWPLVFLGTAVAWRRRRALLVAVGGAVASVALMAALYVPDADPSRVYYGTDTRASALLIGATLAFIWAPWRTGRRSFVYSDNRRRYLRRRWGWISPAFFDLVGLCALFVLLWFFLNVGEYDPFLYRGGFALAALATAALIAAVVHPYAHMNAGFLGRQPLRWIGQRSYGIYLWHWPVFMVTRPELDVPLDGWRLFALRMATTLVLAELSYRFVETPIRRGALERSFRALREAEGAARRRLAARWATGTCAVFVTCAALGVAVATAEPPKKPDYLAAEAIHIKVPADTSGEERRAADARTASGEPAGEEGRPAPEGPVSAVGDSVMLGSTRQLQKAVDELGTIDAQVGFQAEDIIQTLESRRASGQLGNIVVVHIGNNGPISREEFDEIMSVLDGVERVVFVNDRVPRGWETRNNEILAEGVRRYPERAVLVDWHGATEGREELFWEDGIHPRPEGARLYARLIAEKVEAPSPK; encoded by the coding sequence ATGCTGCGAGCCGGTGACACGCGCTCTGGGGAGGAGAGAGGTGTTGGGCGGCGCGCCCCCGGTTGTCGGGAGCGGACGGGGGGGACGGGGCTGCCCTACCTGCCCGGGCTGGACGGGATGAGGGCGGTGGCGGTCATCGCCGTTCTCGTCTACCACGCCGGGGCCGTGTGGCTTCCGGGCGGGTTTCTCGGGGTGGATGTCTTCTTCGTGCTCAGTGGGTACCTGATCACCTCCCTGCTCCTGGCCGAGTGGCGGGCGCGGGGGAGGGTGAACCTCAAGCGGTTCTGGCTGAGGCGGGCGCGGAGGCTCCTGCCGGCCCTGTACCTGGTGCTGGTGGCCACGCTGGCCTACGCGGTGTTCTTCCTGCCCGGCGAGGTCGCGGGGTTGCGGGAGGACGTGCTCGCCGCTTTGGGCTACGTGACGAACTGGTACCTGATCTTCGCGAACGAGTCGTACTTTGAGGCCGTGGGGCGGCCCTCGCTGCTCAAGCATCTGTGGTCGCTCGCGGTGGAGGAGCAGTTCTACCTGCTCTGGCCCCTGGTCTTTCTGGGGACGGCCGTCGCCTGGCGGAGGCGGCGGGCGCTACTCGTCGCGGTCGGGGGCGCCGTCGCTTCGGTGGCGCTCATGGCCGCCCTCTACGTGCCCGACGCCGACCCCTCCCGCGTCTACTACGGAACCGACACCCGAGCTTCGGCGCTCCTCATCGGGGCCACGCTGGCCTTCATCTGGGCTCCCTGGCGCACCGGTCGCCGCTCCTTCGTCTACAGCGACAACCGGAGGAGGTACCTGCGCAGGAGGTGGGGCTGGATCTCGCCGGCGTTCTTCGACCTGGTCGGGCTGTGCGCCCTGTTCGTTCTGCTGTGGTTCTTCCTCAACGTCGGGGAGTACGACCCCTTCCTCTACCGGGGCGGCTTCGCTCTCGCCGCGCTGGCCACCGCCGCCCTCATAGCGGCCGTCGTGCACCCCTACGCCCACATGAACGCCGGCTTCCTCGGCCGCCAGCCGCTGCGTTGGATCGGCCAGCGCTCCTACGGCATCTACCTCTGGCACTGGCCGGTCTTCATGGTCACCCGGCCCGAGCTGGACGTCCCGCTCGACGGCTGGCGACTCTTCGCCCTGCGTATGGCCACGACCCTCGTCCTCGCCGAGCTCTCCTACCGGTTCGTGGAGACCCCCATCCGGCGCGGGGCCCTGGAGCGTTCCTTCAGGGCCCTGAGGGAGGCCGAGGGGGCCGCGCGCCGGAGGCTCGCCGCCCGGTGGGCCACCGGAACCTGCGCCGTCTTTGTCACCTGCGCTGCCCTCGGCGTCGCGGTCGCGACCGCCGAGCCCCCGAAGAAACCGGACTACCTCGCCGCCGAGGCCATCCACATAAAAGTCCCCGCGGACACCTCCGGCGAGGAGCGGCGGGCCGCCGACGCCCGTACCGCCTCCGGGGAACCCGCCGGGGAGGAGGGGCGACCCGCCCCCGAAGGCCCGGTGAGCGCCGTGGGCGACTCGGTGATGCTCGGCTCCACCCGGCAGCTGCAGAAGGCCGTCGATGAACTCGGCACGATCGACGCCCAGGTGGGGTTCCAGGCCGAGGACATCATCCAGACGCTCGAGTCCCGCCGGGCCTCCGGACAGCTCGGGAACATAGTCGTGGTCCACATCGGCAACAACGGTCCCATCTCCCGGGAGGAGTTCGACGAGATCATGTCCGTCCTCGACGGCGTGGAGCGGGTGGTCTTCGTGAACGACCGGGTCCCGAGAGGCTGGGAGACCAGGAACAACGAGATCCTCGCCGAGGGGGTGCGCCGCTATCCCGAGCGGGCCGTCCTCGTCGACTGGCACGGGGCCACCGAGGGCCGCGAAGAGCTCTTCTGGGAGGACGGGATCCACCCCCGCCCCGAGGGCGCCCGCCTCTACGCCCGCCTGATCGCCGAGAAGGTCGAAGCCCCCTCCCCTAAGTGA
- a CDS encoding DUF4126 family protein: MERAGVIAARAVGLGAISGMRSLSGPAFLSRAASKGLVSLDGTALAFLGSPLLSKALTLLELGELIGDKLPVAPSRTATLPLVGRAVSGGLVGAALFVSEDRRTATGAILGASAAIAAAFVGERLRALAGERTELPDPLVALVEDAIVLLVGFGSLNVNTGS; this comes from the coding sequence GTGGAGCGCGCTGGCGTGATCGCCGCAAGGGCCGTTGGCCTCGGCGCCATATCGGGCATGCGCTCGCTCTCCGGCCCGGCGTTTCTGAGCCGTGCGGCTTCGAAGGGTCTGGTCTCCCTCGACGGCACCGCACTCGCTTTTCTCGGCTCGCCGCTCCTCTCGAAGGCTCTCACGCTTTTGGAACTCGGAGAGCTCATCGGAGACAAGCTGCCTGTGGCGCCGAGCCGGACCGCCACCTTGCCTCTCGTCGGCCGCGCGGTCTCCGGCGGTCTGGTCGGGGCCGCCCTGTTCGTCTCGGAGGACCGACGCACAGCGACGGGGGCCATCCTCGGAGCCTCCGCCGCCATCGCTGCGGCCTTCGTGGGAGAGCGGCTGCGAGCGCTGGCGGGCGAGAGAACGGAGCTCCCAGATCCCCTCGTGGCCCTCGTAGAGGATGCCATCGTCCTGCTCGTCGGCTTCGGCTCGCTGAACGTCAACACGGGCTCGTAG
- a CDS encoding HXXEE domain-containing protein has protein sequence MASVSWLLSTSRNTPRPASGSYPSILMLVNAAIHVLTSARLRTYNPGLYPSVLLFLPWGLFLTVYFSAAVQAGLPYHAAGLLFALAEHAAIALYATHSGATGGERSDHTPNRRRVSSTESRYPPPKKYTCTSKG, from the coding sequence CTGGCTAGTGTTTCTTGGCTTCTTTCTACCTCGCGGAATACGCCGCGTCCGGCTTCGGGCTCGTACCCGTCTATTCTGATGCTGGTCAACGCCGCCATCCACGTCCTCACGAGCGCGCGGCTGCGAACGTACAACCCCGGCCTCTACCCCAGCGTGCTGTTGTTCCTGCCCTGGGGGCTGTTTCTGACGGTGTATTTCAGCGCCGCCGTCCAGGCCGGTCTTCCGTACCACGCAGCCGGCCTGCTCTTCGCCCTCGCCGAACACGCAGCCATCGCGCTCTACGCAACACATTCAGGCGCAACGGGCGGGGAGCGGTCAGATCACACCCCGAACCGCCGTAGGGTCTCCTCCACCGAAAGCAGATACCCGCCGCCGAAGAAGTACACGTGCACCAGCAAAGGGTAG
- a CDS encoding glycerophosphodiester phosphodiesterase, with protein sequence MSPSLRFPFSSTLTIAHRGAHGDGHPENSLEAVERAVELSVPGVEFDVCNLRDGEMVVSHDVRVRVGERTVSLPATSSDSLRDGLPPRLEPFLELVAGSDVFLNLDWKGVAHESRIGRLLGRYRLEERTIVSSLDHRALSRLKQDFPQVATGLSVGPLPAATRDPEHLPEEVLSRARHSRTDAVMLNKRLASEEIVETARRRKTGVFFWTARDEKEYESLLDYSPDGIATDSLGRGPEHIPQLHGEE encoded by the coding sequence ATGAGCCCCTCCCTCAGGTTCCCCTTCTCCTCCACCCTGACGATCGCCCACCGGGGGGCCCACGGCGACGGGCACCCCGAGAACTCGCTGGAGGCCGTGGAGCGCGCGGTGGAGCTCTCGGTGCCGGGCGTGGAGTTCGACGTGTGCAACCTGCGGGACGGGGAGATGGTGGTCTCCCACGACGTCCGGGTGCGGGTCGGGGAGAGGACCGTCTCGCTGCCCGCCACCAGCTCGGATTCCCTGCGGGACGGCCTCCCGCCGCGTCTGGAGCCTTTTCTGGAGCTCGTCGCGGGCTCCGATGTCTTCCTGAACCTGGACTGGAAAGGCGTGGCCCACGAGAGCCGCATCGGGCGCCTCCTCGGCCGCTACCGCCTCGAGGAGCGCACCATCGTGAGCTCCCTGGATCACAGAGCACTGAGCCGCCTCAAGCAGGACTTCCCGCAGGTCGCCACCGGGCTCTCCGTCGGTCCACTCCCGGCAGCTACCCGCGACCCGGAGCATCTCCCCGAGGAGGTGCTCTCCCGCGCCCGCCACAGCCGCACGGACGCCGTCATGCTGAACAAGCGCCTGGCCTCCGAAGAGATCGTCGAGACCGCCCGCCGGCGCAAGACCGGGGTCTTCTTCTGGACCGCCCGCGACGAGAAGGAGTACGAGAGCCTCCTGGATTACTCCCCGGACGGGATCGCCACCGACTCCCTGGGGCGAGGACCGGAGCATATACCTCAGCTTCATGGTGAGGAATAA